Below is a genomic region from Rosa chinensis cultivar Old Blush chromosome 5, RchiOBHm-V2, whole genome shotgun sequence.
CCAGGGCATCACCAAGCCCGCCATTCGCCGTTTGGCTCGCAGAGGCGGCGTCAAGCGTATCTCCGGTCTCATCTACGAAGAGACCCGAGGTGTCCTCAAGATCTTCCTCGAGAACGTCATCCGTGACGCCGTCACCTACACGGAGCATGCCCGGAGGAAGACCGTCACCGCCATGGATGTCGTCTATGCTCTCAAGAGGCAAGGAAGGACCCTTTACGGTTTCGGAGGTTG
It encodes:
- the LOC112165056 gene encoding histone H4 is translated as MSGRGKGGKGLGKGGAKRHRKVLRDNIQGITKPAIRRLARRGGVKRISGLIYEETRGVLKIFLENVIRDAVTYTEHARRKTVTAMDVVYALKRQGRTLYGFGG